The Gloeobacter morelensis MG652769 genome contains the following window.
CGAAAATCTACAAGGGTTTTCAGGAATTGATCAAAACCGGCCTGGTTGGGGAACGGCCCGTGCGCATGAGCGGGGCGCAGGCGACGGGCTGCTCGCCGGTGGCCCAGGCGTTTAAGGCCGGACGCGACTTTATCGCTCCGGTCAAGCCCGCCACCATCGCCAAGTCGATTGCCATCGGCAACCCCGCCGACGGCGTTTATGCTCTGGATCTGGCCCGCCGCACCGGCGGACACATCGAAGATGTCACCGATGCCGAAATCATCGAGGGCATCAAGCTCCTGGCCCAGACCGAGGGCATCTTCACCGAGACCGCCGGGGGCACGACCGTGGCAGTGCTCAAGAAACTGGTCGAGCAGGGCAAAATCGCCCCCGACGAGTTGACCGTGGTCTACATCACCGGCAACGGCCTCAAGACCCAAGAAGCAATTGCCCCCTACGCGGGCGAGACCCTGAAAATCGAGGCAAATCTGGCGAGCTTCGAGCGCGCCCTGGAGCGCGCCCGTACCCTCGACCGCCTCGACTGGCAACAGACCCTCGTTTAGGAGCCCGACTGACCCATGGCCGTAACCGTCCTTATCCCTACTCCCTTGCGCAAACTCGCCAACGAACAGGCGACGGTGCACTGTAGCGGCAGCAACCTGTCCGAAGTGCTCGATTCGCTCGAAGAGCACTGCCCCGGCATCAAGGCTCGCCTGTGCGCCGAGAACGGCGATCTGCGTCGCTTCGTCAATTTCTACGTCAACAGCGAAGACATCCGTTTTTTGCAGGGCCGCGACACCCCCCTCAAAGACGGCGACGAAGTCAGCATCGTCCCGGCCATCGCCGGGGGTTAATCTTTTGGGTCTTGCCCGAGCCGCCCGGCACCAGGTAGGTGCCGGGCGAATTTTTCTGTAGTTTACATTGGGTC
Protein-coding sequences here:
- a CDS encoding MoaD/ThiS family protein, translated to MAVTVLIPTPLRKLANEQATVHCSGSNLSEVLDSLEEHCPGIKARLCAENGDLRRFVNFYVNSEDIRFLQGRDTPLKDGDEVSIVPAIAGG